In Leguminivora glycinivorella isolate SPB_JAAS2020 chromosome 20, LegGlyc_1.1, whole genome shotgun sequence, the following proteins share a genomic window:
- the LOC125237029 gene encoding beclin-1-like protein — protein sequence MSDSKSFVNFSCQRCLQPLKLDESLNNLGEHTIADLTLQIRRNNETDLDMQSSSLEHYVPPFRMSESGNGANGFMVISDGWETTSVGHQLHVKATLFDCLSNNSDVDHPLCDECTDTLLELMDNQLRLTEAEWKDYTDYLKQLENDKEDLNLEGLEKELEDMKQEQDRLLKELSALQKEEKAMKDEIEIQEKEKERLEKEQDVYWREYTRYRKDLMITEDQMKFYECQLAYTQTQLEKLKKTNIFKATFHISDSGQFGIINNFRLGRLPTAPVDWSEINAAWGQTVLLLSSLAKKINFCFQRYRLVPFGNHSYIEVLEDQKVLPLYGSGGFRFLWDTKFDAAMVAFLDCLQQFKEQVEKGNTGFCLPYRIDKGKIEDTASPPHAYSIKIQFNSEEHWTKALKYMLTNLKWALTWISSQFSEDKTEHQ from the coding sequence ATGAGCGATTCCAAATCCTTCGTGAATTTCTCCTGCCAGCGATGTCTTCAGCCTTTAAAATTGGATGAGTCTTTGAACAACTTAGGAGAGCATACTATCGCTGATTTGACGCTGCAGATACGTCGTAACAATGAGACTGATTTGGATATGCAATCATCCAGTTTAGAGCACTATGTGCCTCCATTTCGTATGTCCGAGTCAGGTAACGGAGCAAACGGGTTCATGGTGATATCAGACGGCTGGGAAACTACCTCAGTGGGACACCAGTTGCACGTAAAAGCGACTTTATTTGACTGCTTATCGAACAATTCTGATGTAGACCATCCATTGTGCGATGAATGCACAGATACGCTTCTAGAGCTTATGGACAACCAGTTGAGATTAACTGAAGCTGAATGGAAGGACTATACCGACTATTTAAAGCAGCTAGAGAATGACAAAGAAGATTTAAACTTGGAAGGACTTGAAAAAGAACTGGAAGATATGAAGCAAGAACAAGACAGACTATTGAAAGAGTTATCGGCTTTGCAGAAAGAAGAAAAGGCTATGAAAGATGAAATTGAAATTCAAGAGAAGGAGAAAGAGAGACTGGAGAAAGAACAGGATGTATATTGGAGGGAATATACAAGATATCGTAAAGATTTGATGATTACGGAAGATCAGATGAAGTTTTATGAATGCCAGCTCGCTTATACTCAAACTCAGCTGGAGAAGCTTAAAAAGACGAATATTTTCAAAGCAACATTCCATATTTCGGATTCAGGGCAATTTGGTATTATAAATAACTTTAGACTTGGACGATTACCTACTGCCCCTGTCGattggtctgaaataaacgcAGCTTGGGGCCAAACTGTGTTACTACTCTCATCTTTAGCGAAGAAAATAAATTTCTGCTTTCAGCGATACCGTCTTGTTCCATTCGGGAACCATTCATAcatagaagtgttagaagatcAAAAGGTCTTACCGTTATATGGTTCTGGTGGATTCCGGTTTCTGTGGGACACAAAATTTGATGCTGCAATGGTAGCGTTTCTGGATTGCCTGCAACAGTTTAAAGAACAAGTTGAAAAGGGGAATACGGGTTTTTGTCTTCCGTACAGAATAGATAAGGGGAAGATTGAGGATACAGCGTCTCCGCCTCATGCTTATTCTATCAAAATACAGTTTAACTCGGAGGAGCATTGGACGAAAGCGTTGAAATATATGCTGACGAATTTGAAATGGGCGTTGACTTGGATATCCTCTCAGTTTAGCGAGGATAAGACAGAACATCAATAG